The proteins below come from a single Chitinophaga pinensis DSM 2588 genomic window:
- a CDS encoding 3-ketoacyl-ACP reductase, with protein sequence MESIKGKNALVTGAGKGIGKAVAKQLAAEGVNLALLARTEKDLQAVAEELKGTGVKVVYATADVAERKEVEAAIEKMTAELGSIDILINNAGIGKFGKFLELEPEEWEQVVKVNLFGAYYVVRTVLPGMLSRQTGDIVNISSTAGQKGAPVTSAYSASKFGLIGMSESLMQEVRKSNIRVTTLTPSTIATDMAIDLKLTDGNPEKVMQAEDFAELIVMQLKLNRRTFVKEAGLWSTNP encoded by the coding sequence ATGGAATCAATAAAAGGAAAAAACGCCCTCGTAACAGGTGCCGGAAAAGGAATCGGGAAGGCAGTTGCCAAACAACTGGCCGCTGAAGGAGTGAACCTGGCATTGTTAGCGCGTACCGAGAAAGACCTGCAGGCAGTAGCGGAAGAACTGAAGGGCACAGGTGTGAAGGTAGTCTATGCTACCGCAGATGTTGCTGAAAGAAAAGAAGTAGAAGCTGCAATAGAAAAGATGACGGCTGAACTGGGTAGCATCGATATTCTGATCAATAACGCCGGTATCGGGAAGTTTGGAAAGTTCCTGGAACTGGAGCCGGAAGAGTGGGAGCAGGTCGTTAAAGTAAACCTTTTCGGCGCCTATTATGTTGTACGTACAGTACTGCCTGGTATGTTATCCCGTCAGACAGGCGATATCGTTAATATCTCATCTACAGCAGGTCAGAAAGGCGCTCCGGTAACCAGTGCTTACAGTGCTTCCAAATTCGGACTGATCGGTATGTCTGAGTCCCTAATGCAGGAAGTACGTAAGTCTAATATCAGGGTGACTACTTTAACGCCAAGCACCATTGCGACAGATATGGCTATAGACCTGAAACTGACAGATGGCAATCCGGAAAAAGTGATGCAGGCGGAAGATTTTGCCGAGCTGATCGTGATGCAGCTGAAGCTAAACAGACGTACCTTTGTAAAAGAAGCGGGATTATGGTCAACCAACCCGTGA
- a CDS encoding SufE family protein has product MSINEVQDKLIEDVMHLEDEESRQQYIDNIAKSLPLMEDKYKHEHYQVQGWISDIWVRAVYIKEKVWFTAASSDKATNGLLAMFSRVLSGNHPKDIADADIYFMNEISGLFQPFLTLQWPLILRKMKSQAVAYQIQLLQAL; this is encoded by the coding sequence ATGTCAATAAATGAAGTACAGGATAAACTGATTGAGGATGTAATGCACCTCGAAGATGAAGAAAGCCGCCAGCAATACATAGATAATATTGCAAAATCATTGCCTTTGATGGAAGACAAGTATAAACATGAACACTACCAGGTACAGGGCTGGATCTCCGATATTTGGGTCCGTGCTGTCTATATCAAGGAAAAAGTATGGTTCACAGCAGCCAGCAGCGATAAAGCGACGAATGGTCTGCTGGCCATGTTTTCAAGGGTTCTGTCCGGCAATCATCCAAAAGATATCGCTGATGCGGATATCTATTTCATGAACGAGATCTCCGGTCTTTTTCAGCCGTTCCTGACGCTGCAATGGCCGTTGATATTAAGGAAAATGAAATCACAGGCAGTAGCGTACCAGATACAGTTATTGCAAGCCCTGTAA
- a CDS encoding WG repeat-containing protein, translating into MRIVSIVTLLLTIGVSDLYAQSDSLYLISDRGKFGYVNKEKTIVITPRFFAAYPFKEGLAPVREAGFYGYIDTSGHYVIQPRFEQALPFHDGLARVYENDKVFYIDKSGCKVSDEAKELEAIHTSERLIVKIPPFVYFYMDSLGHLTRNEPHMTLYNKNIDYLGDISYLIQEGTSSEIRQNEWKNYPNAVSPFDTLFPTDTLRIVAVPAARTVVEDRYNGYKVFVVNAGQKAATLLTTHGRLHIWLEALTGNNEWRNLEIPPRSDHLFSSNFSRRVSLSAQRYWELHCPVYEGVFKTRMRYAMYYFPRPDKIEPAVIIYSNEFEGSINPGQTSIPIDEPQLP; encoded by the coding sequence ATGAGGATAGTGAGTATAGTAACGTTGTTGCTGACGATTGGAGTAAGTGACCTGTATGCACAAAGTGATTCCCTGTACCTGATCAGCGACCGGGGAAAATTCGGATATGTCAATAAAGAGAAAACAATAGTGATTACGCCGCGATTTTTCGCGGCGTATCCCTTTAAGGAAGGTCTTGCTCCGGTGAGAGAAGCCGGGTTTTATGGCTATATCGATACCAGCGGACATTATGTAATACAACCTCGTTTTGAACAGGCATTACCATTTCATGACGGACTGGCGAGAGTATATGAAAATGACAAGGTCTTTTATATTGACAAAAGCGGTTGTAAAGTATCTGATGAGGCAAAAGAGCTGGAAGCGATCCATACATCCGAAAGACTGATAGTAAAAATTCCACCATTCGTTTACTTCTATATGGATTCATTGGGTCATCTCACACGGAATGAACCACATATGACGCTATATAACAAAAACATAGATTACCTGGGGGATATTAGTTATTTGATTCAAGAAGGAACGTCTTCTGAGATAAGGCAGAACGAGTGGAAAAATTATCCGAATGCTGTCTCTCCTTTTGATACACTGTTTCCTACAGATACATTGCGTATTGTAGCTGTTCCGGCAGCCAGGACTGTAGTCGAGGACAGATATAACGGATATAAGGTGTTTGTGGTCAATGCAGGACAGAAAGCGGCCACATTGTTAACGACACACGGCCGTCTTCATATCTGGCTGGAAGCACTGACTGGCAATAATGAATGGAGAAACCTGGAAATTCCCCCCCGTAGTGACCATCTATTTTCATCGAATTTTTCGCGGCGGGTTTCCCTATCTGCACAAAGGTACTGGGAGCTGCATTGTCCGGTGTATGAAGGTGTATTCAAGACGAGAATGCGATATGCGATGTACTATTTCCCAAGACCAGATAAAATAGAACCGGCTGTCATTATCTACAGTAATGAGTTTGAGGGAAGTATTAATCCGGGTCAGACGTCTATTCCCATAGATGAGCCTCAACTACCATAG
- a CDS encoding DUF4349 domain-containing protein, translating into MTKSFKARIWGLVRWATLIFAVLFVFRLIYGYVATDTRQTNDYSVDFFENISNLRKNYASEKVQYKSSNSMSQPDMSAPVAATPSQKYEKTASIRTKSSHFEDDARQISQQTESFKAIVQYEQALGLKGGRELHLMIGVNPEVFDSFYLAIQKIGVIRSTEITKVDKTNEYRQLNAQKASLLKTLESLNELKSKPGPITDLVALHDKILETEGKLQDLGVELGNFDTENEFCTVRVSLYEGATEKKPISFIHRVRVALEWTIHYFTYLVFAAVGIVCGAFVLLVIVDKLKLINKIAKKLEE; encoded by the coding sequence ATGACAAAAAGTTTTAAAGCCCGCATCTGGGGACTGGTGCGTTGGGCGACCCTGATTTTTGCTGTACTGTTTGTTTTCAGACTTATTTATGGATATGTAGCTACTGACACCCGGCAGACCAATGACTATAGCGTTGACTTCTTTGAGAATATCAGCAATCTGAGAAAAAACTATGCATCCGAAAAGGTGCAGTACAAGAGTAGCAATTCTATGTCTCAACCGGACATGTCGGCCCCCGTTGCCGCTACTCCCAGCCAGAAGTATGAAAAAACGGCGTCCATCCGTACAAAGTCGTCTCATTTTGAGGACGATGCCAGACAAATCTCCCAGCAAACGGAGTCCTTCAAAGCAATCGTACAGTACGAACAGGCTTTAGGACTGAAAGGCGGTCGCGAGCTCCACCTGATGATTGGTGTTAATCCGGAAGTGTTTGATTCCTTCTACCTGGCCATCCAGAAAATAGGCGTGATCAGATCTACCGAGATCACCAAAGTGGATAAAACCAATGAATATCGTCAGCTGAATGCACAGAAAGCCTCTCTATTGAAAACACTGGAATCACTGAATGAATTAAAATCAAAACCCGGCCCTATTACAGACCTGGTGGCCCTGCATGATAAAATCCTGGAGACAGAAGGGAAGTTGCAGGACCTGGGTGTTGAACTGGGAAATTTTGATACGGAGAATGAGTTCTGTACGGTACGTGTATCACTGTATGAGGGTGCGACCGAAAAGAAACCTATCAGTTTTATACATAGGGTGAGAGTAGCGCTGGAATGGACGATACATTACTTTACTTACCTGGTATTTGCAGCTGTAGGCATCGTGTGTGGTGCGTTCGTGTTGCTGGTGATCGTTGATAAACTGAAACTGATCAATAAGATCGCGAAAAAACTGGAAGAATGA
- a CDS encoding type IA DNA topoisomerase — protein sequence MKVCIAEKPSVARDIAEVIGAKERKDGYYEGNGYQVTWTFGHFCTLKEPHDYTEQWKFWRLEDLPMIPSSFGIKLIDNSGVQKQFKIIEQLVQHSEEVINCGDAGQEGELIQRWVLLKAQCTAPVKRLWISSLTEQAIREGFQKLKDADQYNNLYAAGSARAIGDWLLGMNATRLFTKKFAMGKTVLSIGRVQTPTLAMIVARQKEINAFVSEEYWELKTVYREVEFTATIDRIKVLDRAEKGLAYLKEHPFEVTSFEKKEGKEGNPKLFDLTALQVEANKKYAYSADDTLKYIQNLYEKKLVTYPRVDTTYLSEDLHPKIAGIMQDLTPYAALTAPILANPIPKLKTVFDDKKVTDHHAIIPTGIYPSNLGMEEKRIYDLVARRFIAAFYPECKISNTTILGKVGQVEFKVTGKQILEPGWKEVYANDVTPKKEGEEEEKILPVFEVGESGPHTPRIHQGRTTPPKAFTEATLLRAMETAGKQVDDEEMRELLKDNGIGRPSTRANIIETLFRRKYIEKRKKNIFATQTGIDLIDTIQTELLKSPELTGIWEGKLRQIEKGEYAMETFKQELIQMVIDLTIEVKTSNYKVITVRPDQPEEKEKEKEEKPKKEAKPKEPKKAVVIAEQQCPKCKAHPLKKGNTAYGCANFNVCGFKVPFEVFGKKLTDKQIADLLAKGKTGKIKGWKLPGAAGDTEGKLILNKGFELEVEKA from the coding sequence ATGAAGGTTTGTATCGCTGAAAAACCAAGTGTAGCCAGAGACATTGCCGAAGTCATTGGCGCTAAAGAACGTAAGGATGGATATTACGAAGGCAACGGATACCAGGTAACCTGGACCTTCGGGCATTTCTGTACGCTGAAAGAGCCGCATGATTATACGGAACAATGGAAGTTCTGGCGACTGGAAGATCTCCCCATGATCCCCAGCAGTTTTGGCATTAAACTCATAGACAACTCGGGCGTTCAGAAGCAGTTCAAGATCATCGAACAACTGGTACAGCATAGTGAAGAAGTGATCAACTGCGGGGATGCCGGCCAGGAAGGGGAGCTTATCCAGCGATGGGTATTGCTTAAAGCCCAATGCACCGCGCCTGTAAAAAGGCTGTGGATCTCTTCACTGACAGAACAGGCGATCCGCGAAGGATTTCAGAAACTCAAAGACGCAGACCAATATAATAACCTATATGCAGCGGGTAGTGCCAGGGCGATCGGCGACTGGTTACTGGGCATGAATGCCACCCGGCTGTTCACCAAGAAATTTGCCATGGGAAAGACTGTACTCTCCATCGGGAGGGTACAGACTCCTACCCTGGCGATGATCGTAGCCCGGCAGAAAGAGATCAACGCCTTCGTTTCCGAGGAATACTGGGAGTTGAAAACAGTATACCGGGAAGTGGAATTTACCGCTACCATTGACCGTATCAAGGTACTGGACCGGGCAGAAAAAGGGCTGGCTTATCTGAAAGAGCACCCATTCGAAGTCACTTCCTTTGAGAAAAAAGAAGGGAAAGAGGGTAATCCCAAGCTGTTTGACCTCACCGCCTTACAGGTGGAAGCCAATAAGAAATACGCTTATTCTGCTGACGATACCCTGAAATATATCCAGAACCTGTATGAAAAGAAGCTGGTGACCTACCCAAGGGTAGATACCACTTACCTCTCCGAAGACCTGCATCCGAAAATTGCAGGTATCATGCAGGACCTGACGCCTTATGCGGCATTGACAGCACCAATACTGGCCAATCCGATTCCAAAGCTCAAGACTGTTTTCGATGATAAAAAGGTGACAGATCACCATGCGATCATCCCTACGGGTATCTATCCGTCCAATCTTGGTATGGAAGAGAAACGTATTTATGACCTCGTAGCCAGACGTTTCATTGCAGCTTTCTATCCGGAGTGTAAAATATCCAATACGACCATATTGGGTAAAGTGGGTCAGGTGGAATTTAAAGTAACCGGTAAGCAGATACTGGAGCCAGGCTGGAAGGAAGTATATGCCAATGATGTGACGCCTAAAAAAGAAGGTGAAGAAGAGGAAAAGATCCTGCCGGTTTTTGAGGTTGGCGAGAGTGGCCCACATACCCCCAGGATTCACCAGGGTAGGACTACGCCACCGAAAGCCTTCACAGAAGCCACTTTACTCCGTGCCATGGAAACAGCGGGTAAACAGGTCGATGATGAAGAAATGCGTGAGTTACTGAAAGATAACGGTATCGGACGTCCATCTACCCGTGCGAATATTATCGAAACCCTCTTCCGCCGGAAATATATTGAGAAACGTAAGAAGAATATCTTCGCTACACAAACGGGTATCGATCTCATTGATACCATTCAAACAGAACTGCTGAAAAGCCCTGAGCTGACAGGTATCTGGGAAGGTAAACTGCGTCAGATAGAGAAAGGCGAATATGCCATGGAGACCTTCAAACAGGAGCTGATCCAGATGGTAATTGACCTGACGATCGAAGTAAAGACCTCTAATTATAAAGTGATCACCGTGCGGCCGGATCAACCGGAAGAAAAAGAAAAGGAAAAAGAAGAGAAACCCAAAAAAGAGGCTAAACCGAAAGAGCCGAAGAAAGCCGTCGTTATTGCGGAGCAACAATGCCCGAAATGCAAGGCACACCCACTGAAGAAAGGGAATACCGCTTATGGCTGTGCAAACTTCAACGTATGCGGCTTTAAAGTGCCATTTGAAGTCTTTGGCAAGAAACTCACTGACAAACAGATTGCCGATCTGCTGGCTAAAGGAAAGACCGGTAAGATCAAAGGCTGGAAACTGCCAGGTGCTGCAGGTGATACGGAAGGTAAACTGATCCTGAATAAAGGATTTGAGCTGGAAGTAGAGAAAGCCTGA
- a CDS encoding FAD-dependent oxidoreductase — MNQNLPYILCIDDDPQVLRALVRDLKSQYREQYRIISTTVISEALESLLELRNKGEIVAMFISDQRMPEMEGVDFLERAMEYYPDARRVLLTAYSDTDAAIKAINSVQLDYYLVKPWSPPEERLYPVLDDLLGNWQSVYRPDFRGIKVVGYQFSPKSHSVKDFLAGNLIPYQWLDVQSSEEAGKLMSLNNLSQKDVPLVFFEDGTFLSNPSIIDIAHKVGLNPQVKLDVYDVVIIGAGPAGLAAGVYGASEGLKTLLIERRAPGGQAGTSSRIENYLGFPSGLSGSELTRRAIAQATRLGTEFITPQSVKDIKQKDGYKKVILEDGTEINTRAVIITTGVDYRQLETKGVPDFTGAGVYYGAAMTEASACTGMEVYIVGGGNSAGQAAMYLSKFAKNVHIIIRREDLSSTMSAYLIEQISGVANITLHPKTEIAEAKGSDRLGQLILCNIDTKEQQEVHADALYIFIGAKPFTDWIALDIIKDEKGFIKTGGDLHNCEAFKRIWKQDRDPYLLETSCPGIFAAGDVRAQAMNRVAAAVGEGSMAISFVHKYLSEVK; from the coding sequence ATGAATCAGAACTTACCATATATTCTCTGTATTGACGATGATCCACAGGTATTACGTGCACTTGTAAGAGACCTTAAAAGTCAGTACCGTGAGCAGTACAGAATCATCAGCACAACCGTTATCAGTGAAGCACTGGAGTCTTTACTGGAACTCAGAAATAAAGGGGAAATTGTGGCCATGTTCATTTCGGATCAGCGTATGCCTGAAATGGAAGGCGTGGATTTCCTGGAAAGGGCCATGGAGTATTATCCGGATGCGCGCCGGGTGTTACTCACGGCTTACTCTGATACGGATGCAGCGATTAAAGCGATCAACTCTGTACAGCTGGATTATTACCTGGTAAAACCATGGAGTCCACCGGAAGAGCGGTTATATCCTGTACTGGATGATCTGCTGGGCAACTGGCAGAGCGTCTACAGACCGGATTTCAGGGGTATCAAGGTAGTGGGATATCAGTTCTCGCCCAAGTCTCACTCTGTGAAAGATTTCCTGGCTGGAAACCTTATTCCCTATCAATGGCTGGATGTACAGAGTTCGGAGGAAGCAGGCAAATTAATGAGTCTGAATAACCTCAGTCAGAAAGATGTACCGCTGGTATTCTTTGAAGACGGTACTTTCCTTTCCAATCCATCTATCATAGATATTGCACATAAAGTAGGGCTGAATCCGCAGGTGAAACTGGATGTATACGATGTGGTGATTATAGGTGCTGGTCCTGCGGGACTTGCAGCAGGTGTATACGGCGCATCTGAAGGTCTGAAAACGCTGCTGATCGAAAGACGAGCTCCCGGTGGACAGGCAGGTACCAGTTCCCGTATTGAGAACTACCTGGGCTTCCCGAGTGGATTGAGCGGTTCAGAACTGACCAGACGTGCTATTGCACAGGCTACACGACTGGGTACGGAGTTTATTACGCCACAGTCCGTAAAAGACATCAAACAGAAAGACGGTTATAAAAAGGTGATCCTGGAAGATGGCACGGAGATCAATACCCGTGCGGTGATCATCACCACCGGCGTTGATTACCGTCAGCTGGAAACCAAAGGCGTACCTGATTTCACCGGCGCGGGCGTTTATTACGGCGCAGCCATGACAGAGGCATCTGCCTGTACCGGCATGGAAGTTTACATTGTAGGTGGCGGTAACTCAGCCGGACAAGCCGCGATGTACCTTTCCAAATTTGCCAAAAACGTACATATCATTATCCGCCGGGAGGACCTGAGCAGTACAATGTCAGCTTACCTGATAGAGCAGATCTCCGGCGTAGCCAATATTACCCTCCATCCGAAAACGGAGATTGCCGAAGCAAAAGGCAGCGACCGCCTGGGCCAATTGATTCTCTGTAATATAGATACCAAAGAGCAGCAGGAAGTACATGCGGATGCCCTGTACATCTTTATCGGGGCCAAACCATTCACCGACTGGATCGCACTGGATATCATCAAGGATGAAAAAGGCTTTATCAAAACAGGTGGCGATCTGCATAACTGCGAGGCATTCAAGCGGATATGGAAACAGGACCGTGATCCTTACCTGCTGGAAACCAGCTGTCCCGGGATCTTTGCTGCAGGCGATGTTCGCGCACAGGCAATGAACAGGGTGGCGGCAGCAGTCGGGGAAGGATCGATGGCGATCAGCTTTGTGCATAAATACCTGTCAGAAGTTAAGTAG
- a CDS encoding ATP-binding protein, whose amino-acid sequence MTNITVEWMRSIESLTGVPDNQLQWFIDNSERRELPAGSYAFNVGDAMIGTHVLLSGRIKICQMQNNELRELMIAEPGRILGYLPFSRGMTSSVAGEAIDDVVLYTLPMDKIEPMIKLHFELTQALVHIMTNRVRDYTSFIRQSEKMMALGKLSAGLAHELNNPAAAVVRGAHSMKKHLQLQPEFFKKIMEIRMDEASIKLVKEKMFEILSQHNTHKSQLTLVQRSQLEDELTDWLDDLNVENSAELAENFVEFGFTLEDLDQFRQRLVEKDVSPIFNWINNNLITEKIVSDIEEASKRIADLVGSVKSFTHMDQGYDKQLTNIHDGIRTTISILQYKIRKGNIELVEDYDTNLPPLRALIGELNQVWTNIIDNALDAMEVNKKGKLFIKTERDKDCLKVIITDDGPGIPEHVLERVFDPFFTTKEPGKGTGLGLDIVSQIVRQHKGYLKAESKPGETKFIVSLPILG is encoded by the coding sequence ATGACTAATATTACCGTTGAGTGGATGCGCTCCATTGAATCGCTTACAGGCGTGCCCGATAATCAGCTGCAATGGTTCATTGATAACTCCGAACGCAGAGAATTACCGGCAGGCTCGTATGCTTTTAATGTAGGCGATGCAATGATCGGCACACATGTGCTGTTATCTGGCAGAATTAAAATATGCCAGATGCAGAATAACGAACTGCGGGAACTGATGATCGCAGAACCCGGACGTATCCTGGGCTATCTGCCCTTCTCCCGTGGCATGACCTCGTCCGTAGCCGGTGAAGCAATAGACGATGTCGTTTTATACACCCTGCCCATGGACAAGATAGAACCTATGATCAAGCTTCATTTTGAACTGACACAGGCACTCGTACATATCATGACCAACCGGGTGCGTGATTATACTTCCTTCATCCGCCAGAGCGAAAAAATGATGGCATTGGGTAAGCTTTCCGCCGGACTGGCACACGAGCTGAATAACCCTGCGGCAGCCGTTGTACGTGGCGCCCATTCAATGAAAAAACACCTGCAGTTACAGCCGGAGTTCTTTAAAAAGATCATGGAAATACGCATGGATGAAGCGTCCATCAAGCTGGTGAAAGAAAAAATGTTTGAAATACTTTCACAACATAATACGCATAAGTCGCAGCTGACACTTGTACAACGTTCGCAACTGGAAGATGAATTGACGGACTGGCTGGATGATCTCAATGTGGAAAACAGCGCGGAACTGGCGGAGAACTTTGTAGAGTTTGGCTTTACATTAGAAGATCTCGATCAGTTCAGACAGCGACTGGTTGAAAAGGATGTCTCCCCGATATTCAACTGGATCAATAATAACCTGATCACTGAAAAGATCGTTTCCGACATTGAAGAAGCGTCCAAACGCATCGCTGACCTGGTGGGTTCTGTGAAGTCGTTTACCCACATGGACCAGGGTTACGATAAACAGCTGACCAATATTCACGATGGTATCCGTACCACCATCTCTATCCTGCAATACAAGATCCGTAAGGGGAATATTGAGCTGGTAGAAGATTATGATACCAATCTGCCACCACTGCGCGCGCTGATCGGAGAACTGAACCAGGTGTGGACCAATATCATCGACAACGCACTTGACGCGATGGAAGTGAATAAAAAGGGGAAACTATTTATCAAAACAGAGCGGGACAAGGACTGCCTGAAAGTCATTATTACAGATGATGGACCGGGTATTCCTGAGCATGTCCTGGAGCGTGTTTTTGACCCTTTCTTTACGACAAAAGAACCAGGCAAGGGTACTGGTCTGGGCCTGGATATTGTGTCTCAGATCGTACGGCAGCACAAGGGTTATCTGAAGGCGGAATCTAAGCCGGGGGAGACGAAATTTATCGTGTCGCTGCCGATCCTTGGATAG
- a CDS encoding alpha/beta hydrolase, translated as MTKQSMKNILAAGAVAAASVVNNADAQTKVLDPAKDPAIETRTKAFLQVLNSGGGKPMEQMAATDARKVLEGAQSSVKVDLSGVDITERTITEDGLQVKLFIVRPSGVTGILPAFMFFHGGGWVLGDFPTHQRFVRDLVVYSGVAAVFVEYSRSPEVKYPVALNEAYAATKWVAAHGAEVNLDGKRLAVVGNSAGGNLTAATALMAKDKKGPELKFQLLFWPVADANFETGSYNQYATSRFLTKNMMIWFWDNYVPKSQRKEIYAAPLQASLEELKGLPPTLVQTAENDVLRDEGEAYARKMDEAGVPVTLVRIQGMIHDYGLLNPLADVPAVQSALRYAANELKNALK; from the coding sequence ATGACAAAGCAATCAATGAAGAACATACTGGCAGCGGGAGCTGTAGCAGCTGCAAGTGTGGTGAATAATGCGGATGCGCAGACCAAAGTACTGGATCCGGCAAAAGACCCGGCAATCGAAACCCGGACAAAAGCATTCCTGCAAGTATTGAACAGCGGCGGTGGTAAACCCATGGAACAGATGGCGGCTACTGATGCCCGTAAAGTACTGGAAGGTGCACAATCTTCTGTAAAAGTAGATCTCTCGGGAGTTGACATAACTGAGAGAACCATTACGGAAGACGGGCTGCAGGTAAAACTCTTTATCGTACGTCCATCCGGCGTAACAGGGATATTACCCGCATTTATGTTTTTCCATGGCGGTGGCTGGGTATTGGGTGATTTCCCTACACACCAGCGTTTTGTGAGAGACCTGGTAGTGTATTCCGGTGTGGCAGCCGTATTCGTAGAATACAGCCGTTCTCCGGAAGTAAAATACCCGGTAGCGCTCAACGAAGCCTACGCTGCTACCAAATGGGTAGCTGCACACGGCGCAGAGGTCAATCTTGATGGCAAAAGACTGGCGGTAGTAGGCAATAGTGCCGGTGGTAATCTGACGGCTGCGACCGCACTGATGGCTAAAGACAAGAAAGGTCCTGAGCTGAAATTCCAGCTTTTGTTCTGGCCGGTAGCCGATGCCAACTTTGAAACCGGATCTTATAACCAGTATGCTACGTCCCGTTTCCTGACAAAGAACATGATGATCTGGTTCTGGGACAATTACGTCCCCAAATCCCAGCGTAAAGAGATCTATGCAGCGCCTTTGCAGGCTAGTCTGGAAGAACTGAAAGGCTTACCCCCAACCCTGGTGCAGACGGCTGAAAATGACGTACTGCGTGACGAAGGAGAAGCATATGCCCGCAAGATGGATGAAGCAGGCGTACCTGTTACCCTTGTAAGAATTCAGGGCATGATACATGACTACGGGCTGCTAAATCCATTGGCTGATGTACCGGCGGTACAATCAGCGTTAAGATATGCCGCAAATGAGCTGAAAAATGCCTTAAAATAG
- a CDS encoding helix-turn-helix domain-containing protein: MSSKILYDTGTDVLPETQSSRKLSRPEKTTHFEIHRLETISNDHPLLDGLQERLQYFEIVWMQEGNGCISIDALQHPFGNNMIYCLTPGQVRHCCFQQNPKGYYISFSQDFLYRWATYTMGTTWLDTRIYGVGLSVISPDQDMQLEIEDLMTKMSKEYTNHYLLRSEVLAGLLNILVIYFSRRQQIRVNELAQSKEIELVQRFISLVKVQFKTMKFVADYASELCVTANHLNRIVKKITGMPASSHIQQHIIMEAKRQALHSNVSMKEIAYLLGFDDHSHFSKYFKNNSGMNFTSFKKGLTNELVTDPVI; this comes from the coding sequence ATGAGCAGTAAAATCCTATACGACACAGGTACAGATGTATTGCCAGAGACCCAAAGTTCGCGAAAACTGAGCAGACCCGAGAAGACCACCCACTTTGAAATCCACAGACTGGAAACAATCAGCAATGACCATCCCTTGCTGGATGGGTTACAGGAGAGACTGCAATACTTCGAGATCGTCTGGATGCAGGAAGGAAACGGCTGTATTTCTATTGACGCCCTTCAGCATCCTTTCGGCAACAACATGATCTACTGTCTGACGCCGGGGCAGGTCAGGCATTGCTGTTTTCAGCAAAATCCTAAAGGTTATTACATCTCCTTTTCGCAGGACTTCCTCTACCGCTGGGCCACCTATACAATGGGCACAACCTGGCTGGATACCCGGATCTATGGCGTCGGACTATCTGTTATATCCCCGGATCAGGATATGCAACTGGAAATCGAAGACCTGATGACAAAGATGTCTAAAGAGTACACTAACCATTATCTTTTACGGTCGGAAGTACTGGCCGGCCTGCTGAATATTCTGGTGATCTATTTCTCGCGCCGGCAGCAGATCAGGGTCAATGAACTGGCACAATCAAAAGAAATAGAACTGGTACAACGGTTTATATCACTGGTAAAAGTGCAATTCAAAACCATGAAGTTTGTAGCTGATTATGCCAGCGAACTTTGTGTAACTGCTAATCACCTGAACCGTATTGTAAAGAAAATAACAGGTATGCCGGCAAGTTCGCACATACAGCAACACATCATCATGGAAGCGAAAAGACAAGCGTTGCATTCAAATGTCAGCATGAAAGAGATTGCTTATCTGCTGGGCTTTGACGATCATTCGCACTTCAGTAAATACTTCAAGAATAACTCCGGCATGAACTTTACCAGTTTTAAGAAAGGCCTGACCAACGAACTTGTGACAGATCCTGTTATTTAG